A single region of the Silene latifolia isolate original U9 population chromosome 8, ASM4854445v1, whole genome shotgun sequence genome encodes:
- the LOC141596992 gene encoding protein ACCUMULATION AND REPLICATION OF CHLOROPLASTS 6, chloroplastic yields the protein MGSLTHLGFIPPPPLPLPPFSPNKYLRTRHHRVFTVSAAANAGTSTPFSGSKWAHRLLSDFHFFPSADNSSAASSASASTFASLPPSLAPPDRHFSLPLNFYQVLGAEPHFLGDGIRRAFEGKVSKPPQYGYSQDALVARRQILQAASDTLSNPSFRREYNLGLSEADDETTLFDVPFDKVPGAMCILQETGESELVLRIGDVLLKDRLPKSFKHDVVLAMALAFVDLSRDAMALSPPDYVYGCEALERALKLLQEEGSSSLAPDLQAQIDETLEEIYPRYVLELLGLPLSDEYRKKREEGLQRVRNMLWAVGGGGAVAIAGGFTREEFMNEAFLHMTAAEQVELFTATPRNIPAESFEAYRVALALVAQAFISKKPHLIQDADNLFQQLQQTKAAVPADAVSLNATNVNREKEFACARGLCSLLVGDLDQCRTWLGLDVENSPYRNPAIVDFILENSRHDEDNDTLPGLCILLETWLTEEVFSKFRETDGAQFKLRDYYDDPAVLKHLERLESGSGSSVAAAAAIVRIGAEATAVIDTVTSSVVQALRKVFPPSSNGDRITRQEDVGINGFGEEYRSSELIYDNNLSYVDLSSKNVMEEASEQESITEKIKDASVKIMCAGVVIGMTAFVGLKLFPGKNGSASVQKQVGSAMATDLSDVGLPNNEFVEMEIQKMDARLADALVRRWQNIKSQALGPSHSLDKLSEVLDGNMLKIWTDRAKDIAERGWVWDYSLIDVSIDSITVSQDGKRATVEATLEESANLTDVGQPQNNDSYTKTYTTRYQMSYLGSGWKISEGAVLQS from the exons ATGGGATCACTCACACATCTTGGCTTCATTCCTCCccctcctcttcctcttcctcccttCTCCCCCAACAAATATCTCCGCACCCGCCACCACCGCGTCTTCACCGTCTCCGCCGCTGCTAATGCCGGCACGTCGACGCCTTTTTCCGGTAGTAAATGGGCCCACCGCCTCCTCTCCGACTTCCACTTCTTTCCTTCCGCCGACAACTCCTCCGCCGCTTCCTCCGCCTCCGCCTCCACTTTCGCTTCTCTCCCTCCTTCTCTTGCTCCTCCTGACCGCCATTTCTCCCTTCCTCTCAATTTCTACCag GTGTTGGGAGCTGAACCTCATTTCTTGGGGGATGGAATACGGAGAGCGTTTGAAGGCAAGGTTTCGAAGCCACCGCAATATGGATACTCCCAAGATGCTCTGGTGGCAAGAAGGCAGATTCTTCAAGCTGCTTCTGATACTCTTTCCAACCCTAGTTTTAGGAGAGAGTATAATTTGGGTCTTTCTGAAGCTGACGACGAAACTACTCTCTTTGACGTCCCCTTTGACAAG GTGCCTGGAGCTATGTGTATTTTACAAGAGACTGGAGAATCAGAGCTGGTTCTGAGGATTGGAGACGTTTTGTTGAAAGATAGGCTTCCTAAGTCCTTCAAGCACGATGTTGTTTTGGCAATGGCCTTGGCGTTTGTTGACCTCTCAAGGGATGCGATGGCCTTATCTCCTCCTGATTATGTCTATGGATGTGAGGCTCTGGAACGAGCTTTAAAACTTCTGCAG GAAGAAGGCTCTAGTAGTCTTGCACCAGATTTACAAGCACAAATTGATGAGACACTAGAGGAGATCTACCCACGTTATGTTTTGGAGCTCTTGGGTTTACCTCTCAGTGATGAATATAGGAAGAAGAGAGAAGAAGGGCTTCAACGTGTGCGCAATATGTTATGGGctgttggaggtggtggtgctgtAGCTATAGCTGGAGGTTTTACTCGAGAAGAGTTTATGAATGAGGCCTTTCTACATATGACAGCTGCTGAGCAG GTTGAACTTTTTACTGCAACGCCAAGAAACATTCCAGCTGAAAGCTTTGAAGCTTATAGAGTAGCTCTAGCACTTGTTGCGCAGGCTTTCATTAGCAAGAAGCCGCATCTAATTCAAGATGCTGACAACTTGTTCCAACAACTTCAACAGACCAAAGCAGCAGTTCCAGCTGATGCTGTTTCCTTAAATGCTACTAATGTAAACCGTGAGAAGgaatttgcatgtgcaaggggtcTCTGTTCACTGTTGGTTGGTGATCTTGATCAGTGTCGGACATGGTTGGGTCTGGATGTTGAAAATTCACCTTATAGGAATCCAGCAATTGTGGATTTCATATTGGAGAACTCGAGGCATGATGAAGACAACGATACACTTCCGGGCTTATGCATATTGTTGGAGACTTGGCTGACTGAGGAGGTTTTCTCTAAATTCAGGGAGACAGATGGTGCTCAATTTAAACTCCGGGATTATTATGATGATCCTGCTGTTTTGAAGCACTTGGAACGGCTGGAGAGTGGAAGTGGGTCTTCAGTAGCAGCGGCAGCAGCCATAGTAAGGATTGGGGCTGAGGCTACTGCAGTGATTGACACTGTCACAAGCAGTGTAGTACAGGCACTGCGAAAGGTGTTCCCACCAAGCTCTAATGGCGACCGCATAACACGCCAAGAAGATGTTGGAATTAATGGCTTTGGAGAAGAGTACAGGTCATCAGAGCTTATATATGATAATAATCTAAGTTATGTTGACTTATCCAGTAAAAATGTTATGGAAGAAGCTAGTGAACAAGAATCAATCACGGAGAAAATAAAAGATGCAAGTGTGAAGATTATGTGTGCCGGTGTAGTGATTGGGATGACGGCTTTTGTTGGCTTGAAACTTTTTCCTGGCAAAAATGGATCCGCAAGTGTGCAGAAGCAAGTTGGTTCTGCTATGGCCACTGATCTCTCTGATGTGG GACTCCCAAATAATGAATTTGTCGAGATGGAAATACAAAAAATGGATGCCAGACTTGCGGATGCTCTGGTTAGGAGATGGCAGAACATAAAATCGCAGGCGCTGGGACCAAGTCATTCCCTTGACAAGTTGTCAGAG GTTCTGGATGGCAATATGCTTAAGATTTGGACCGACCGGGCGAAGGATATCGCCGAGCGTGGTTGGGTTTGGGACTACAGTTTGATAGACGTCAGTATCGATAGTATAACTGTATCCCAGGACGGTAAGCGAGCCACAGTAGAAGCAACTCTTGAAGAGTCGGCCAATTTAACAGATGTAGGCCAACCCCAGAACAATGATTCTTACACCAAAACTTACACGACAAGGTACCAGATGTCGTATTTAGGATCTGGATGGAAGATCTCGGAGGGAGCTGTTCTTCAATCATAA